The Paenibacillus uliginis N3/975 genome has a window encoding:
- a CDS encoding transposase, translating into MKRRFRCPVEAKKEYVVEVLSGYRTEIVARKHGMSPKTLSGWVRQYEDEVGDLMVKKQKEAQKIEQDAAKFQELQQKYDEAMKLLGEKELENHILKDLVKKKYPDYK; encoded by the coding sequence ATGAAAAGACGATTTCGATGCCCGGTTGAGGCGAAAAAAGAGTATGTCGTAGAGGTGCTGTCTGGTTACCGGACAGAGATCGTTGCGAGAAAACACGGCATGTCTCCCAAAACGTTAAGCGGCTGGGTTCGTCAATATGAGGATGAGGTGGGAGATCTTATGGTCAAAAAGCAGAAAGAAGCCCAAAAAATAGAGCAGGATGCGGCCAAGTTCCAAGAGCTGCAGCAAAAATATGACGAGGCGATGAAACTGTTGGGGGAGAAGGAACTTGAAAACCACATCCTCAAAGATCTCGTAAAAAAAAAGTATCCCGACTACAAATAG
- a CDS encoding UbiD family decarboxylase encodes MRYLNLEQCIIDLEKHGHLIRIHEEVDPNLEMAAIHMKVYEAGGPALLFENVKGSKFRAVSNLFGTIERSKFIFRDTFESTQNVIALRNDPVKALKNPFKYVGTGLAARTALPIKKSSGLPADFQEIQISDLPLIKHWKDDGGAFVTLPQVYSEDPEKPGIMNSNLGMYRVQLSGNEYEMNKEVGIHYQIHRGIGVHQDKANKLGQPLKVSCFIGGPPAHTISAIMPLPEGMSELTFAGLLSGRHFRYSYVDGHCISHDADFVITGEIHPGETKPEGPFGDHLGYYSLIHPFPVMRVHKVYAKQNAIYPFTVVGRPPQEDTSFGELIHELTGGAIKQEIPGVKEVHAVDAAGVHPLLFAIGSERYTPYQQVKQPAELLTIANRILGTGQLSLAKYLFIAAEEKQAISTHHIEDFLAYILERINLHRDIHFQTNTTIDTLDYSGTGLNTGSKVVFAAVGDKIRDLCTEVPDSLKDLRGFDPAKMVMPGIVAIQGPAFKSYAEAQQEINDLSDAIREKGPLSSCPMIILCDDSDFMSETINNFLWATFTRSNPSHDIHGVNSYTQNKHWGCDNVIIDARKKPHQAPPLIPDPTVENNIQRFFAKGGSLSGIQIR; translated from the coding sequence ATGAGATATCTGAATTTAGAACAATGCATCATCGATCTGGAAAAGCATGGGCATTTAATTCGTATACATGAAGAGGTTGACCCTAATCTTGAAATGGCTGCCATACATATGAAGGTGTATGAGGCAGGCGGACCCGCATTGTTATTTGAAAATGTGAAAGGTTCGAAGTTTCGTGCGGTATCCAATCTTTTCGGAACGATCGAGCGCAGCAAGTTTATTTTTCGGGATACGTTTGAGTCGACACAAAACGTAATCGCTTTGCGCAACGATCCTGTTAAAGCGCTCAAAAATCCTTTTAAATACGTCGGTACAGGGTTAGCAGCAAGAACGGCTTTACCTATCAAAAAAAGTAGCGGCTTACCTGCTGATTTTCAGGAAATTCAAATATCTGATCTCCCACTTATCAAGCATTGGAAAGATGATGGTGGTGCGTTTGTCACCTTGCCTCAGGTGTATTCGGAAGATCCGGAAAAACCGGGAATTATGAATTCCAATCTGGGGATGTACCGCGTACAGCTCAGTGGTAACGAATATGAAATGAACAAAGAAGTCGGAATTCATTATCAAATACACCGGGGCATTGGCGTCCACCAAGATAAAGCGAATAAACTAGGCCAGCCTCTTAAAGTGAGTTGTTTTATTGGCGGCCCCCCTGCTCATACCATATCCGCGATTATGCCCTTGCCCGAGGGGATGAGTGAACTTACCTTTGCGGGATTACTCTCAGGTCGTCACTTCCGTTACAGTTACGTGGATGGACATTGTATTAGTCATGATGCGGATTTTGTTATAACAGGAGAAATCCATCCTGGCGAGACCAAGCCGGAAGGTCCTTTCGGTGATCATTTGGGCTATTACAGCCTTATTCATCCTTTTCCAGTCATGAGGGTGCATAAAGTGTATGCCAAGCAAAATGCGATTTATCCATTTACTGTCGTTGGCCGGCCGCCGCAAGAGGATACTTCCTTCGGGGAATTAATTCATGAGCTGACAGGTGGAGCGATTAAACAAGAGATTCCTGGAGTAAAAGAAGTTCATGCCGTCGATGCAGCTGGTGTGCATCCATTGCTCTTTGCTATCGGAAGCGAACGTTATACCCCCTATCAACAAGTGAAACAGCCGGCAGAGCTTCTTACGATTGCTAATCGCATCTTAGGAACTGGGCAATTGAGTTTAGCCAAGTATTTATTCATTGCGGCTGAAGAGAAACAGGCCATCAGTACGCATCATATTGAGGATTTTTTGGCCTATATTTTGGAGCGTATCAATCTGCACCGAGACATTCATTTTCAAACCAACACAACCATCGACACCCTCGATTATTCAGGAACCGGACTCAACACCGGAAGCAAGGTCGTGTTCGCAGCTGTTGGAGATAAAATAAGGGACTTGTGCACAGAGGTGCCTGACTCCTTGAAAGATCTGCGTGGTTTTGATCCTGCCAAAATGGTGATGCCAGGCATTGTCGCCATCCAAGGACCTGCATTTAAGAGTTACGCCGAGGCGCAGCAGGAAATAAACGATTTAAGTGATGCGATTCGAGAAAAGGGTCCTCTCTCCTCTTGTCCGATGATCATCTTATGTGATGATAGCGACTTTATGAGCGAGACGATTAACAATTTTCTCTGGGCTACCTTCACTCGTAGCAACCCTTCCCATGATATTCACGGCGTGAATAGTTACACCCAGAACAAGCATTGGGGCTGCGATAATGTAATTATTGACGCCCGCAAGAAACCACATCAAGCGCCACCATTAATACCTGATCCAACCGTTGAAAACAACATCCAACGTTTTTTTGCAAAAGGTGGTAGTTTAAGCGGTATTCAGATACGGTAG
- a CDS encoding IS3 family transposase, whose protein sequence is MEQGYPIRTVLRICDVPRSTYYYRLKHPERQQPISNGRPIPGYSCDQNGKAVSDTRIQGFLRRLIQGPHGASGYRKLTILLRRKYKLVINKKKVYRLCKSLGILLPQRERTNPVPKRVANNRVVNGANQLWQMDIKYGYVAGKRRHFYLASIIDVFDRRIVAYHRGKTCHTQDILRTLQKALLTRKVYGDEQKLVIRTDNGPQFVSKAFHAFCEQAGLEHERTPNRTPNKNAFIESYHSIVERECYQRHCFEDYEEAFSEVDRFIRYYNNERIHGSLHDWPPKEYLRLVNEGTITPAKIAL, encoded by the coding sequence ATTGAGCAAGGCTATCCGATCCGTACCGTCCTACGGATCTGTGACGTGCCGCGATCCACGTACTATTACCGTTTGAAGCATCCTGAACGTCAGCAGCCGATCAGCAACGGACGACCGATCCCGGGCTATTCCTGTGACCAGAACGGAAAGGCCGTCTCGGATACCCGTATTCAAGGGTTTCTTCGTCGTCTGATCCAAGGCCCTCATGGAGCATCTGGTTACCGGAAACTGACGATTTTGCTGCGCCGAAAGTATAAGCTAGTGATTAACAAAAAGAAGGTATACCGTCTCTGCAAGTCCTTGGGGATTCTCCTTCCACAACGAGAAAGAACGAACCCTGTTCCCAAAAGAGTAGCGAATAACCGGGTGGTAAATGGCGCCAACCAGTTGTGGCAGATGGATATTAAGTATGGCTACGTGGCGGGAAAACGTCGGCATTTCTACCTGGCCAGCATTATTGACGTGTTTGACCGCCGAATTGTAGCGTACCATCGCGGGAAAACCTGCCACACCCAAGATATCTTACGTACACTCCAGAAAGCGCTCCTTACGCGTAAAGTGTACGGAGATGAGCAGAAGTTGGTTATTCGTACTGACAATGGCCCCCAGTTCGTCAGCAAGGCGTTCCATGCTTTCTGTGAACAGGCAGGCCTTGAACATGAACGTACTCCGAACCGGACACCGAACAAGAATGCCTTCATTGAGTCCTACCACAGTATTGTGGAACGCGAGTGCTACCAACGACACTGTTTTGAGGATTATGAGGAAGCCTTTTCGGAAGTAGATCGGTTCATTCGCTATTACAACAACGAGCGCATTCATGGAAGCCTTCATGACTGGCCACCTAAGGAGTATTTGCGTTTGGTGAACGAAGGAACGATTACTCCTGCAAAAATTGCGTTATGA
- a CDS encoding TetR/AcrR family transcriptional regulator, with protein sequence MRISKEPEERRNEILDTAEMLFFTKGYAKTTVNDMLQAIGIAKGTLYYYFKSKEEVMDAVVLRFIDEGVEAAKQIATNNELTVHEKMFQIIMAQKPDTDRKGHLIEQFHQPENAQIHQKSLAQTILKLTPVLTEVIEQGIKEKLFQTPYPKESMELLLVASQFLFDEGIFNWKSEEIIQKIQAFIYNMEIILGAEKGSFSYVVKLIQQPPKVEGE encoded by the coding sequence ATGAGAATATCCAAAGAACCTGAAGAACGCAGAAATGAAATTTTAGATACGGCTGAAATGCTTTTTTTTACCAAAGGTTATGCCAAAACGACAGTGAACGATATGTTGCAGGCCATCGGAATCGCTAAAGGCACCTTATACTATTATTTTAAATCAAAGGAAGAAGTCATGGATGCGGTTGTCCTGCGATTCATCGACGAAGGGGTAGAAGCAGCGAAGCAGATTGCCACGAACAATGAGCTTACAGTTCATGAAAAGATGTTTCAAATCATTATGGCGCAAAAGCCGGATACGGATAGAAAAGGACATCTAATTGAGCAGTTTCACCAACCAGAGAATGCACAAATACACCAAAAAAGCTTGGCTCAGACCATTCTAAAGCTCACGCCTGTTTTGACAGAGGTAATTGAACAGGGAATAAAGGAGAAGCTGTTTCAAACTCCTTATCCGAAAGAATCGATGGAATTATTGCTGGTCGCCTCTCAGTTTCTGTTCGATGAAGGGATATTTAACTGGAAGTCTGAAGAAATCATCCAAAAGATACAGGCATTCATTTATAACATGGAAATTATACTGGGGGCAGAAAAAGGCAGCTTCTCCTATGTAGTCAAGTTGATTCAGCAGCCGCCAAAGGTTGAGGGAGAATGA
- a CDS encoding GNAT family N-acetyltransferase has product MKLAYKIVKRSILSPLDLEQVKALEEVCNSHDQIVLKLNWNMLKNREGTEITDLLAYVDGKLVGFLGLYMIEAKEIELSGMVHPEYRRQGIFREMFRQAKEEAVQKQLDTILITNPGSSESGKAFSEALFARNKFSEYYMERQHEYEDKQPSTIQLGLRLATIDDLAELIRLDQEGFSSSPEDAEQYEKKALATEKVTILMAEIEEKPVGKILLRENETEIFFYGFVVSKEFRGKGYGRKILNDSITYAKTILQKEKQALEVAATNAGALHLYQSCGFVSIRQDDYYELRID; this is encoded by the coding sequence ATGAAATTAGCCTATAAAATCGTCAAACGAAGCATCCTTTCACCACTGGACCTGGAACAGGTCAAAGCTCTAGAGGAAGTATGCAACTCGCATGACCAGATCGTACTGAAATTGAACTGGAATATGCTAAAAAATAGAGAGGGTACCGAGATCACGGACTTGTTAGCATATGTAGATGGGAAGCTCGTAGGCTTTCTCGGACTATATATGATCGAGGCAAAAGAAATCGAGTTAAGCGGCATGGTACATCCAGAGTACCGGAGACAAGGAATTTTCCGGGAAATGTTTAGGCAAGCGAAGGAAGAAGCTGTACAAAAACAATTGGACACAATCTTGATCACTAACCCAGGATCTTCTGAATCTGGTAAGGCATTCAGCGAAGCTTTATTCGCTAGAAATAAATTCTCCGAATATTATATGGAGAGACAGCATGAATACGAGGATAAACAACCATCCACAATTCAGTTGGGACTACGCCTGGCTACGATAGATGATTTGGCAGAGTTGATTCGATTAGATCAAGAAGGCTTCTCTTCCTCGCCTGAGGATGCAGAGCAGTATGAAAAAAAAGCATTAGCGACAGAGAAAGTGACTATTCTTATGGCAGAGATTGAGGAGAAACCAGTAGGGAAAATACTTTTGAGAGAAAATGAGACAGAGATCTTTTTTTATGGATTTGTCGTTTCAAAAGAATTTCGAGGGAAGGGCTATGGACGTAAGATTTTGAACGATTCCATCACCTACGCAAAAACAATTTTGCAAAAGGAAAAGCAAGCTCTTGAAGTCGCAGCTACAAACGCTGGTGCGTTGCATTTGTATCAGTCATGTGGGTTTGTTTCGATTCGACAAGATGATTATTATGAATTACGAATTGATTAA
- a CDS encoding macro domain-containing protein: MKKGRVHMMKIVEGSLLDAAEDIMAHQVNCQGVMGSGIAKSLRDAYSNLYPSYKQFCDNVAPHDLLGKCHMVKTGSKYVANLFGQLNYGRQKVIYTDYEALQKALVSLKNEAQEKGLSVALPYNIGCGLANGDWDIVYKLIEDVFSNYDVTIYKI, encoded by the coding sequence ATGAAGAAAGGAAGGGTACATATGATGAAAATTGTCGAAGGAAGTTTATTGGATGCAGCGGAAGATATTATGGCTCATCAAGTGAATTGCCAAGGTGTTATGGGATCAGGGATTGCAAAGTCATTAAGAGACGCCTACTCCAATCTTTATCCTTCTTACAAACAATTTTGCGATAATGTTGCACCTCATGATTTACTAGGGAAATGTCATATGGTTAAAACAGGGTCTAAATACGTGGCCAACTTATTTGGTCAACTAAATTACGGAAGGCAGAAGGTCATATATACAGATTATGAGGCATTACAAAAAGCTCTGGTTTCATTAAAAAATGAAGCACAGGAAAAGGGGCTTAGTGTTGCACTACCCTATAACATCGGATGTGGTCTTGCCAACGGAGATTGGGATATTGTTTATAAATTAATTGAGGATGTATTTAGTAATTATGATGTGACTATATACAAAATTTAA
- a CDS encoding cobyric acid synthase yields the protein MSERSEAEHGAEQAKEKGGRLQGRTIMLQGTASDVGKSVVTTALCRIFKQDGYRVAPFKSQNMALNSYVTPDGKEIGRAQGVQAEACGIAATTDMNPVLLKPMQEMNSQVVVHGKPYKNLSARDYRSGFLPEAKRIVVEAVNRLRDAYDIVVMEGAGSPAEINLKQNDIVNMNMAAWAEAPVLLVADIDRGGVFAFIVGTLELLEPHERERVQGFIINKFRGDVALLQPGLDWLEERTGIPVLGVLPYADDLDIEAEDSVALEQWKGKVLPENDLDIAVVALPHISNFTDIDPLAAERDVRIRYVRRPQELGTPDAIIIPGTKSTMADLHWMQENGLADALVSYAKDGAVTGICGGYQMLGERLRDPYGAEAEAGAVIDGLGLLPMETVFAADKRTERVRGTVIASSLRNTPLYDCSVEGYEIHMGRSLPTAADVAAEPLMELQAMGKDRADFAGFDGLLHPNGRIMGTYLHGLFHNDAFRRGWLNGLREAKGMAALPCELNFAAQREAAFDRLADQVRSHLDMESIYRILRNVEPQS from the coding sequence ATGAGTGAGAGATCTGAAGCCGAGCATGGCGCTGAACAGGCAAAAGAAAAAGGAGGACGCCTGCAGGGGCGGACGATCATGCTTCAGGGAACCGCCTCGGATGTCGGCAAGAGCGTCGTTACGACGGCGCTGTGTCGGATATTCAAGCAGGACGGATACCGGGTAGCCCCTTTCAAGTCGCAAAATATGGCGCTAAATTCCTATGTGACGCCGGATGGCAAGGAGATTGGGCGCGCACAGGGCGTGCAGGCGGAAGCTTGCGGCATTGCGGCGACGACGGATATGAATCCGGTGCTGCTCAAGCCGATGCAAGAAATGAACTCGCAGGTCGTCGTGCATGGCAAGCCTTATAAAAATCTAAGCGCCCGCGATTACCGTTCCGGTTTCCTGCCTGAAGCGAAGCGGATCGTGGTCGAGGCGGTGAACCGGCTGCGCGATGCCTACGATATCGTTGTCATGGAGGGAGCAGGCAGCCCAGCCGAAATTAATCTTAAGCAGAACGATATCGTCAATATGAACATGGCGGCCTGGGCGGAGGCTCCCGTCCTGCTCGTCGCTGACATCGACCGCGGCGGGGTATTCGCTTTTATCGTCGGCACTTTGGAACTGCTGGAGCCGCATGAACGGGAGCGGGTTCAAGGATTCATCATTAACAAATTCCGCGGGGACGTCGCGCTGCTACAGCCCGGATTGGACTGGCTTGAAGAGCGCACCGGTATTCCGGTGCTTGGCGTGCTACCGTATGCCGACGATTTGGATATTGAAGCTGAGGATTCGGTAGCGCTGGAGCAGTGGAAGGGGAAGGTACTTCCGGAGAACGACCTGGATATTGCGGTCGTGGCCTTGCCCCACATTTCGAACTTTACCGATATTGATCCGCTGGCGGCGGAGCGCGATGTGCGCATCCGCTATGTTCGCCGGCCGCAAGAGCTTGGAACGCCGGATGCAATCATTATTCCGGGGACGAAGAGCACGATGGCCGATTTGCACTGGATGCAGGAGAATGGGTTAGCTGACGCATTGGTATCTTATGCGAAGGATGGGGCAGTGACTGGCATTTGCGGAGGCTATCAAATGTTGGGCGAACGTCTGCGTGATCCTTATGGAGCGGAAGCCGAGGCTGGCGCGGTTATCGACGGCCTGGGCCTGCTACCGATGGAGACTGTGTTCGCGGCTGACAAGCGGACGGAACGGGTACGGGGGACCGTGATCGCCTCCAGTCTGCGCAACACTCCACTCTATGATTGTTCCGTGGAAGGGTATGAGATTCATATGGGCCGTTCGCTGCCGACGGCGGCGGATGTCGCGGCCGAACCGCTGATGGAGCTACAAGCTATGGGCAAGGATAGAGCGGATTTCGCCGGATTTGACGGCCTGCTGCATCCGAATGGACGCATCATGGGCACCTATTTGCATGGCTTGTTCCATAACGATGCTTTCCGCAGAGGCTGGTTGAACGGGCTTCGCGAAGCTAAGGGGATGGCGGCTCTGCCTTGCGAATTGAACTTTGCCGCCCAGCGGGAGGCTGCCTTTGACCGGTTGGCGGATCAGGTTCGCAGCCATTTGGATATGGAGTCAATCTACCGAATATTGCGGAATGTGGAACCGCAATCCTGA
- a CDS encoding TraB/GumN family protein, protein MSLTILLGQVIPIHADTPAAVPDISRWSISTLNEGEKYGIYPMEWYYDGTFKKSITSNKFNSLMDATAKKLDLLGLKKKEASLSFTTGEVITRETVITSLHKLLANYELPESFGITGVEPIDYMQQKGIVKGTKAGLQLDQPSTIEQAAVMASRMVEYTYDMTGGGAKGLMWKVTNDKNTLYLLGSVHLGITDMYPMHKSIRDAFEASDDLWVELDLVGGDMSYFQEKMVYSDGTTLKDHVAAATYEKLQKVLTKLEVPANAFDGYKPFAVSNSLSTFAYFDNPTEIGIANATGIDRHFLTSAMLMGKPIHELEGIKLQADLFADVPAEQQEKELNAMLDAFLSESAANEVAKQLKQMQLDWIKGDVEGLRKTLTTDGQFTEGDANQRLIGERDKNMAKKLAELLEQKGENTSFVVVGAAHYVMEGMVVDLLKEKGYKVELVQK, encoded by the coding sequence CTGAGCTTAACAATCCTGTTAGGTCAGGTTATCCCAATTCATGCCGACACACCTGCTGCAGTTCCTGACATCAGCCGTTGGTCCATCTCTACGCTGAACGAAGGCGAGAAATACGGGATTTATCCGATGGAATGGTATTACGACGGAACTTTCAAAAAGTCCATAACTTCCAATAAATTCAATTCCTTGATGGATGCAACTGCGAAGAAGCTTGATCTGCTCGGACTCAAGAAAAAAGAGGCTTCCTTGTCCTTTACGACTGGTGAAGTAATCACAAGAGAAACTGTAATTACCTCGTTACACAAGCTGCTAGCCAATTACGAATTGCCGGAATCTTTCGGGATAACTGGAGTTGAACCAATTGACTATATGCAGCAAAAAGGCATCGTTAAAGGAACTAAAGCTGGTCTTCAATTGGATCAACCATCTACGATTGAACAAGCAGCTGTAATGGCAAGCAGAATGGTTGAGTATACATACGATATGACCGGAGGCGGAGCCAAAGGTCTCATGTGGAAAGTAACTAACGACAAAAACACACTGTATTTGCTAGGATCGGTTCACTTGGGCATCACCGATATGTACCCAATGCATAAAAGTATCCGAGATGCGTTTGAAGCGTCGGACGATCTGTGGGTCGAACTTGATCTTGTAGGCGGGGATATGAGTTATTTTCAAGAAAAAATGGTGTACAGTGACGGCACTACATTGAAGGACCATGTAGCCGCTGCGACTTACGAGAAGCTGCAAAAAGTGCTTACAAAGCTAGAAGTACCAGCCAATGCTTTCGATGGTTACAAGCCATTTGCCGTTTCGAACAGTCTCTCGACGTTCGCTTACTTCGATAACCCAACCGAGATCGGGATTGCCAATGCTACCGGTATCGATCGTCACTTCCTCACTAGTGCGATGCTGATGGGCAAGCCGATTCACGAGCTGGAAGGCATCAAATTGCAGGCTGACCTGTTTGCAGATGTACCTGCTGAGCAGCAGGAAAAAGAATTAAATGCCATGCTAGATGCTTTCTTGTCCGAAAGCGCGGCAAATGAAGTTGCTAAACAATTAAAACAAATGCAGCTTGATTGGATTAAAGGCGATGTGGAAGGTCTGAGAAAAACCCTGACAACAGATGGACAATTTACTGAAGGTGATGCGAATCAGCGTCTGATCGGTGAGCGAGACAAAAATATGGCTAAAAAGCTAGCTGAATTGTTGGAGCAAAAAGGAGAGAATACCTCCTTTGTTGTCGTAGGCGCGGCACACTATGTGATGGAAGGCATGGTTGTCGACCTGTTGAAAGAAAAAGGATATAAGGTTGAATTGGTTCAAAAATAG
- a CDS encoding MFS transporter, with amino-acid sequence MKRLNNKSFGNFLVLWTGEWVSSIGSGLTAFALGIYVYQMTQTATSVALLTLCAFLPSIVLSPIGGVLADRFERRLMMIVGDLFSAFGLVFILIAMLSGDPALWQIYLGVTFSSVFVSLLEPAYKATITDLLTEEQFAKASGLVQLAASSKYLLSPVIAGILLRLMDIKSILIIDISTFLVTMLAVLAVKRNLQVVHKAKVHQPFVKDLKEGWHVLASAKGVLHLTVILSVITFYVGFLQTLFTPMLLPLTDSKTLGTVLSVSATGMLIGSLMIGIFSINNKYAHVLAIGLGFAGLFFSLIGLTTNIYFIAGAGFLFFAALPFINTSADVMIRRKIPNETQGRAWGIIGILSQLGYVVAYAMAGLLADHVFNPLLREGGKLASTVGEVIGIGEGRGIGLLFIVSGILIVILALVIPRIKSIRTLENS; translated from the coding sequence ATGAAGAGATTAAACAATAAATCCTTCGGCAACTTTTTAGTGTTATGGACTGGAGAATGGGTATCGAGCATTGGAAGCGGCTTGACGGCTTTTGCACTGGGTATTTATGTTTACCAAATGACTCAGACTGCCACCAGTGTTGCACTGCTAACCCTTTGCGCCTTTCTTCCTTCTATTGTACTTAGTCCCATCGGTGGGGTGTTGGCAGACCGTTTCGAGCGGCGACTGATGATGATTGTGGGCGATCTGTTTTCTGCCTTTGGGCTTGTCTTTATTCTAATAGCGATGCTGTCTGGCGATCCTGCTCTTTGGCAAATATACCTCGGTGTTACGTTCAGTTCGGTATTTGTTTCTCTATTGGAACCGGCCTACAAAGCTACCATAACGGATTTATTGACAGAAGAGCAGTTTGCCAAGGCCAGTGGTCTGGTGCAGCTTGCCGCCTCCTCTAAATATCTTCTCTCCCCGGTCATAGCGGGGATTTTACTTCGCCTCATGGATATCAAGAGCATTTTAATCATAGACATCTCCACCTTTCTGGTAACGATGCTTGCGGTTTTGGCAGTGAAAAGGAACTTACAGGTTGTTCATAAAGCCAAAGTGCATCAGCCTTTTGTAAAGGACTTGAAGGAGGGCTGGCATGTCCTTGCATCTGCGAAGGGGGTGTTACACCTTACAGTCATTCTTTCTGTTATTACTTTTTATGTGGGCTTTCTCCAAACTTTATTTACTCCTATGCTTCTGCCCCTCACGGATTCAAAAACGCTTGGCACGGTATTGTCTGTAAGTGCAACAGGAATGCTGATCGGTAGCCTAATGATCGGTATTTTCAGTATCAACAATAAATATGCCCATGTGCTGGCTATCGGCTTAGGCTTTGCCGGATTGTTCTTTTCTCTGATAGGTCTAACCACAAATATTTACTTTATTGCAGGAGCCGGATTTCTGTTCTTCGCGGCGCTGCCGTTTATTAACACGAGTGCTGACGTCATGATCCGTAGAAAAATCCCTAATGAAACTCAAGGCAGGGCATGGGGCATCATTGGCATTTTATCGCAGCTGGGTTATGTGGTTGCGTATGCTATGGCTGGTTTGTTGGCGGATCATGTATTTAACCCGCTTTTACGAGAGGGAGGTAAACTTGCTTCCACAGTGGGTGAGGTGATCGGTATTGGCGAGGGACGGGGGATTGGTTTATTGTTCATCGTCTCCGGCATTCTTATCGTAATATTGGCGTTGGTTATTCCGCGAATAAAATCCATCCGAACTTTGGAAAATTCTTAG
- a CDS encoding DMT family transporter yields the protein MVLVNYVIMCIVFGTTFLAIKVGVDAGAPPFFSAGVRFVLAGLLILMWMTWKKRASFSLLLHKEMWLTGLGLTFGTFSMLYWAEQYVSSGTAAILSATAPIIIIMLQAVVYHERVAGKKILGCLIGLAGVIVLVLPQLSIKSGLFWLLGCMAILIGQLFYSGGALYSKQVIRRFANTSPIALNAAQMLCGGVMLLILSLFTERVHIESMLAPEVAFSLLYLIVIGSMVGHTIFYWLVAKTNPLFPSTWLYISPMIAMIIGNILYNEAVSWFMAAGAVATIIGIIFVNTGSLGSKVKVVKINDDLARLGGKQGMGAD from the coding sequence ATGGTTCTAGTTAATTATGTAATAATGTGCATCGTGTTTGGAACGACTTTCTTGGCGATTAAGGTAGGGGTTGATGCGGGGGCACCTCCTTTTTTCTCGGCAGGAGTTCGATTTGTTCTTGCAGGTCTGCTGATTTTGATGTGGATGACCTGGAAGAAAAGAGCGAGCTTTTCTTTGCTACTGCATAAAGAGATGTGGCTCACAGGTCTTGGCCTCACATTCGGTACGTTTTCGATGTTGTACTGGGCGGAGCAATACGTAAGCTCAGGGACAGCCGCGATTCTTTCGGCGACCGCACCGATCATCATTATTATGTTGCAGGCGGTCGTCTATCACGAGCGGGTAGCGGGCAAAAAGATACTTGGCTGCTTGATCGGCTTGGCGGGTGTGATTGTATTAGTGTTGCCGCAGCTCTCCATAAAGTCTGGTTTGTTTTGGTTACTAGGGTGTATGGCAATTCTGATCGGACAATTATTTTATTCGGGCGGAGCTTTGTATTCCAAACAAGTCATACGCCGCTTTGCCAACACTTCACCCATTGCTTTAAATGCGGCTCAGATGTTATGCGGAGGCGTCATGCTGCTTATACTGTCTTTATTTACGGAGCGTGTTCACATAGAGTCGATGCTCGCGCCTGAAGTTGCCTTTTCCCTCCTGTACTTAATCGTGATAGGTTCGATGGTGGGTCATACTATTTTTTATTGGCTCGTAGCCAAAACGAATCCACTGTTCCCCTCTACTTGGCTCTATATCTCTCCAATGATTGCGATGATAATAGGAAACATTCTGTATAACGAAGCCGTATCTTGGTTCATGGCAGCCGGAGCTGTGGCTACGATTATAGGGATTATTTTCGTAAATACGGGATCACTCGGCTCAAAAGTGAAGGTTGTGAAAATAAATGATGACCTGGCACGTCTGGGAGGAAAGCAAGGAATGGGTGCGGATTAA